One window of the Bacillaceae bacterium S4-13-56 genome contains the following:
- a CDS encoding Veg family protein, with protein sequence MAKTLVEIKQALDGQIGKRLTLKANGGRRKTIQRSGVLAETYPSVFIVELDQNENSFERVSYSYADVLTETVELNFIEELNRMVVGEQ encoded by the coding sequence TTGGCGAAAACGTTAGTGGAAATCAAACAAGCTCTTGACGGACAAATTGGCAAGCGATTAACCCTAAAGGCAAATGGAGGAAGACGAAAAACCATCCAACGTAGTGGTGTCTTAGCAGAAACGTATCCTTCCGTCTTTATTGTAGAATTGGATCAGAATGAAAATTCGTTTGAAAGAGTGTCTTATAGTTATGCAGATGTATTAACGGAGACAGTAGAACTTAATTTCATCGAAGAATTAAACAGAATGGTGGTTGGAGAGCAGTAA
- a CDS encoding small, acid-soluble spore protein, alpha/beta type: MSRRRGVMSPQLKEEIAKELGFYDTVQKEGWGGIKARDAGNMVKRAIQIAEEQLANGGQNR, translated from the coding sequence ATGAGCAGACGTAGAGGTGTTATGTCTCCACAGCTTAAAGAGGAAATAGCAAAAGAACTTGGTTTTTACGACACGGTACAGAAAGAAGGTTGGGGCGGAATTAAAGCCCGTGACGCCGGAAACATGGTTAAGAGAGCCATTCAAATTGCCGAAGAACAACTTGCTAATGGTGGGCAGAACCGATAA
- the ispE gene encoding 4-(cytidine 5'-diphospho)-2-C-methyl-D-erythritol kinase, which translates to MKVMEKAPAKINLGLDVKYKRDDGYHEVEMVMTTVDLADRIECTPLSQNKTKIVSQHRFVPNDEKNLAYQVAEVLKKRFNIHSGVEIKIDKQIPVAAGLAGGSSDAAATLRALNRLWQLNLSLDELAAIGAEIGSDVSFCVYGGTAIARGRGELIEHLPTPPSCWVVLAKPNLGVSTQTVYQQLKVKDIKHPEIDQIVQGIRTGNFERICDHVGNVLESVTLKLHPEVALIKKHMVIGGAEAVLMSGSGPTVFALSQYESRVERLYNSLRGFCEEVFVVRLLG; encoded by the coding sequence ATGAAAGTAATGGAGAAGGCTCCAGCTAAAATAAATCTAGGGTTAGATGTTAAATATAAACGAGATGATGGATACCATGAAGTCGAAATGGTTATGACAACGGTAGACTTGGCTGATCGGATTGAATGTACACCTTTATCACAAAATAAAACAAAAATTGTTTCTCAGCATCGATTTGTCCCCAATGATGAAAAAAACTTAGCTTATCAAGTAGCAGAAGTACTTAAGAAAAGATTTAACATCCATTCTGGAGTAGAAATAAAGATTGATAAACAAATCCCGGTAGCAGCAGGGCTAGCTGGGGGTAGTAGTGATGCTGCTGCAACACTGCGTGCCCTCAACCGTTTGTGGCAGCTTAATCTTTCTTTAGATGAGCTTGCTGCTATTGGAGCAGAAATAGGCTCAGATGTTTCTTTTTGTGTTTATGGCGGGACGGCTATTGCTAGAGGACGTGGTGAATTGATTGAACATCTTCCCACGCCACCAAGCTGCTGGGTTGTTTTGGCTAAACCTAATTTAGGTGTATCAACTCAAACTGTATATCAACAATTAAAAGTGAAAGATATTAAACATCCTGAAATAGATCAAATTGTTCAAGGGATAAGAACTGGTAACTTCGAAAGAATCTGTGATCATGTAGGTAATGTATTGGAATCGGTTACACTAAAACTTCACCCAGAAGTTGCGTTAATTAAAAAACATATGGTCATTGGTGGAGCAGAAGCAGTCCTAATGAGCGGAAGCGGGCCAACCGTTTTTGCTCTTTCACAATATGAATCTAGGGTAGAACGATTATACAATAGCCTTCGGGGATTTTGTGAGGAAGTTTTTGTTGTTCGGTTATTAGGATAA
- the purR gene encoding pur operon repressor, protein MKRSGRLIAMTHYLLDRPHSLVSLPYFSEKFHSAKSSISEDLAIIDEKFQEMGIGYLETISGARGGVKYIPKVQQTDSNEFAEWLCQRLEEQERLLPGGYLFMSDLLGKPDVVKKIGRLFASQMEGKPVDYVMTVATKGIPLAYGVAGFLNVPVVIVRRDPKVTEGSTVSINYVSGSSRKIQTMVLPKRSLKEGANVFIVDDFMKAGGTINGMKSLLNEFNATVAGIGVLVEAEDEDEDRVVDEYTSILKVKKVDEKNRSIEMQKGNYFDK, encoded by the coding sequence ATGAAAAGAAGTGGACGATTAATTGCTATGACGCACTATTTATTAGACAGGCCCCATAGTCTTGTTTCTTTACCTTATTTCTCGGAAAAGTTTCACTCGGCAAAATCCTCGATAAGTGAGGATTTAGCTATTATCGACGAAAAGTTTCAGGAAATGGGAATCGGATATTTAGAAACCATATCTGGTGCAAGAGGTGGTGTGAAATACATACCAAAGGTTCAGCAAACAGATAGTAATGAATTCGCGGAGTGGTTGTGTCAAAGATTAGAGGAACAGGAGCGGCTCCTCCCAGGTGGATATTTATTCATGAGTGATTTATTAGGTAAGCCAGATGTAGTCAAAAAGATTGGAAGACTTTTTGCTTCTCAAATGGAAGGTAAGCCTGTTGACTATGTAATGACCGTCGCTACGAAAGGGATACCATTAGCTTATGGAGTTGCGGGTTTTTTGAATGTTCCGGTGGTAATTGTACGAAGAGACCCTAAAGTTACAGAAGGCTCAACAGTGAGCATTAACTATGTTTCTGGGTCCTCCCGAAAGATTCAAACAATGGTACTTCCAAAAAGAAGTTTAAAAGAAGGTGCCAATGTTTTCATAGTCGATGACTTTATGAAGGCTGGCGGAACTATTAATGGTATGAAAAGTTTATTAAACGAATTTAACGCAACAGTTGCGGGTATTGGAGTACTTGTTGAAGCTGAAGATGAAGATGAAGATCGTGTAGTCGATGAGTACACGTCTATTCTGAAAGTGAAAAAAGTAGATGAAAAGAACCGTAGCATTGAAATGCAAAAAGGAAACTATTTTGACAAATAA
- the spoVG gene encoding septation regulator SpoVG translates to MEVTDVRLRRVSTEGRMRAIASITLDQEFVVHDIRVIDGNNGLFVAMPSKRTPDGEFRDIAHPINSTTRAKIQDAVLEEYHRAGEVEEVTYEEAGAS, encoded by the coding sequence ATGGAAGTGACTGACGTAAGATTACGCCGCGTAAGTACCGAAGGAAGAATGAGAGCGATTGCATCTATTACATTGGATCAGGAATTTGTGGTTCATGATATCCGTGTGATTGACGGAAACAACGGGTTATTTGTAGCAATGCCAAGTAAAAGGACTCCTGACGGGGAATTTAGGGATATTGCGCACCCAATTAATTCAACCACTCGTGCCAAAATTCAAGATGCAGTTCTAGAGGAATATCACCGTGCAGGCGAGGTAGAAGAGGTAACTTACGAAGAAGCAGGTGCTTCGTAG